CTCTGTTAAAATATCAGTGGCCTGAATGACGCTCGAACAGTGGCCATCTTGTGTAAGAGAATCAAAGGAAAATTCATTATGTTTGATCGGCAAAGGGTGAATTCGGAAGAATGTTGGACAGCAAGATGCGAACTTGTGTaatcagggtgtgtttagtttcactccgtaaacacaaaaaagtcgtaaacgcattaaagtgaaaaagaatcttgctaatttgaagtactaaatggagtttatttataaaactttttgcatggatggactgtaaatcgcgagacgaatctaatgagcctacttaacccatgatttgcaacagtggtgctacagtaaccatccgctaattattgattaatcatgaattaattagcatcattagattcgtctcgcgatttacaactcatctgtgtaaaaagttttataaatagacttcatttagtgcttcaaattgGAAAGATTCgaaatgcaatttttttttgcatttacaccctaccgaactaaacacggcctcagtTTCATGTGGGCATTTCGTTTTGCCTCTGAACGTGCGGGGCAAGTTTCGTGCTTCTGTTTCAGACACCTGACTCCTGACAAACTGACACTGCAAAAGTGCAGAGAATTCCCTGACGTTGTACTGGCCTCAGAATCAGATCAGAGCCGGCGTCTCCAACTCCAATCACAAATCCCTCCCCTACTTCTCCAAAATGTAGCGGAACAATGTTGGAATCAAACACGGCTAAATACATCGAAAGAAATTAACCAAATGGCATTCCATTCTACTCATGACacgatatatataaaaaaaaagaacagctTTGGAACAGATCAACAAACGAACAGAGGAAAGCATGTCTGATGATTTATCTTTGCAAACTGGGCAAACTCGGGATCATCATCTCATAACTACAAGTTCTTCTGTAATGCAGGAAGAGAATGACAGATCAAGAGGTTGGAGAAAAATGCCCAGCTTCCCCAGCGGATGCACCTGATCAGAAATAATTGAAACCGGACTCCATGTCACAGGAGCTGAAGAGGAAATCCTCCAGCCCCTGGAAGAACATGTTGTTGCCGCCGTCCAACTCGAGCGCGCGCAGGAACCCTCCCCCCTCGTCACCCGACGACGTCTCGGGCTCCTCCTTCACCTTCAACTCGAtccccgacgcggcggcggcgccgggccccTCGTCGCGTGCCGACGAGTCGCACGAGTCCTGAGGCGGCGGGGACGAGGACGCGTCCTCGgtggacgccgccgcgccggagccgTTCAGGGAGGGCTTCCCGGTGAGCCGCTGGACGAGCTCGCGGAAGTGCCGGGCCTCCGTCTTGATGACCTCCGGCGCCAGGACGTGGATGATCTTGATCTTCCGCGGCGGCTCCTTCGCGATGGAGTGGGAGAGCCTGTGCGCGGACGTCGCGGGCGACGACGACGCTGAGCCACGGGACGGGAGCTTCGCGGCGTGCTTCATCGCCGAAGAGAGTGGTGTGTTGGCGGTGGCGAGGCTCGCCTGCCGAGAGAGACGCGAGGAAGGGGGATGCGGAGGTTACCAGTGGAGAGGAAGCCGGGGCCGGGTGGAGGTTTATATAGACACTCCGGCGGTTTGGAGCCATTGGATCTTGGATGGGGCAATCTCTGCTGATGCATCCAGCGCAGCCGTCTGATCAGTGATCCAACGGTCGATATTGAGTAGTACCGTAGTTAAtgcttattttttttgaaacgattaaataatttttctttGAAACGAGTAGTTAATGCTTATGCTCACGCAATAATATATTTTACCTCCAAGTTTAATGAATGTAGTGCATATTAGATTTTCAGGCGAGACTTCCAATTCATATCCGCGCGTTCTTGGTTGGTGTAGCATCCAGCGCAGCCATCTGATCCGCAATCCAACGGTCGATATCGGGTCGTGCCATAATTAATGCTTATTCGCCTGCAATGATTTATACTAGCACCCATTTTCAATGATCCTAGTGCATATTGGATATTCAGACGAGATATCCAATTTATATCCATGTACTGGATTAATCCATCAAGAAGTTTTGGCATATACAAAGTTATGACACCGCATGCTTCATATTCAAGGAATAGTGAGATTTTCCTTAATTTTTAGAAAGCCAAAGCTTAATGAAACCACATGAAATTCATGCATCCTAGCGTAGGATGGTACATTCTAAACCTTTTTATTCTGGTTTTCAAAATTGTATGCCTTCTATACCATCTGTTTTGTATTTGAAGCTTTGTATTTGTAGGGAGCATATTCAATTAAGAAAGTCCGGTTTACACCATTGAACTATCATAAAAGTCTACATGGAGTAACAATATTTCCATAAAAttgaacaatgaagctgaatattTTATGAATACGAATGTGAGATTAGTTTATATTTTGTAGTGTTCAATCTTCAGTTAATAAGATGCATGCGTTTCTTGGTTTTTTCATAGTATTAATGTGGTATGTTGATTTCGAAGCGAATTTTTTTTACTTCATGATTTGGCAAACTCATGCCGTTAGAGCCATTAAATAACCTATATAGTATATAAATTTTTTccagtttttgtttttataacaAATTGTTTATATTTGTTCTGATCTGTGAACAGACCATGCAACGATCAGCCGCAGCCGAAAGCAGCAAGTGTCGACTGCAATTCGAAATAAAATCGATCATGTCAACAATAAGATATCTAATTTGTTGACCAAAAGGTTAATTTAATTTCTTCTTCCCTTTggtaaaaagaaaaggagaaagaacaACACAGCCCTTGTTGTCAACGTCCCTTAACTTGGTTAGTTTCACATAAGCATCAATTTGGCATATAAAATATCGTCAGTAGCATATACTAATTAATTAACAAAGGGCCACTGATGAAAGACAATAAACGAAGTGACAAGGACCTCTCAAATTGGAAAGTTACATTTGGTTCCAGTGGGGATTGACTTTTAAGACCGTACTTGTCATCCTCATCTCCATCCATATCCATGTGTGTCCGGAGCTGTCCTTCCTGGACCTTTCATGGGGTTGAAAAGTTGAGGCGTGTATGTTTGTGTGCATGAATGCGTGCGGTTGAACAATGTAATCATCGATCATGTAGCACAAGCCAGCAGAACTGACGGCCCTTGACGAATAGGATCGAACTGCTTTGCTTTTAAGTTGTTTCATTTCAGGAGTCAACTTGTTTGGGTGTCACTAGCTAGCCAGTCGGCCCTGACAGCCTCAGCACTGCTCTGTGATGAATCCCCTCTAGCCATTGCTGTGACTCAAATGGCGAAGAGTTTGCCCTATCAAATTCCAGCAAGTAGGCGATTGGGGATGCAACTAAATCTCCCCAATAATCCAAATTTAAGCCATGGTTTAAAGGAGAGATTAGGACCTTGAAAGCATGGCTCCAACCACCATATACAAAAGCTGGCCGTTGACTGACGACGACTTCAGCTTGGTTGGGTACCACGTTACACTAGAGATAGATAGTCCCTGAATCCGAGTATCAGCGTACGCGACTTGATGGCATGGATCCTTGTTACGATAACAGGAGGAGAATTATTCGAACCTGATAAGAGTGATAGTCCACGAATCCGCGTTGTTTGCTGTGAAACGGGAGAGGAAAACGAAGCTAAAACAAGCGCGCTTTATTTCATACGTGTCCATCCCAGGGACACACTGGGAATGAACTCTCTTCAAGATGTGGTGACAAAGGATTGGACGCTGCAGCGACGACTTGAGTGAGTATGGACATCGACGTACGCTTCCTCTATTGTTTTGTACACATCAGGGGTCGGTAGGTGGTTAGTTTGTTACTGGATCGGTGGATCCgcagtaaaaaaaaaacactactgCTCGATCGTGAAGAAAACTTTGCATTTAAGCTTTCATTCATTGGATAAATTAAAGTGTTAGAAAAAGAATTCTTGTCGACCGACCTGCGTGAGTTATCAGAAGCGATAGGACTGTATTAGAACGAGATCGCgactccttttttctttttctcattgAAATCGTGTTGCTGTCGACGTGACAGGGCCCTGTGCGCAACTGGGAATTAAGTAGACGTCCGTTGCACAAGTCCTGGTGATTTTGGAGTAAACAATGTTGACACTCTCTTACACACAACACTCTCTTGCTTGCAGGTGGATAAAGAAGatgagaggaaaaaaaaggactCAGAAAGAGCACACGAAGTGGAGCTGCTTAATctttgagctgcagctgctctctctttttatagacacaagtagTCAAGGTGAGTATTTACAAGGTAAGGCGCTATAGCGTTATGCAGCCTCTACCACTACTAGCTACTGCTACTACTACTAGTCACTACTGTTACCATGCTACCAACTACAGCTGCTACTATACATAATAGTATTTGCCGCCCAACATTGAAGATGCAGCCTTGACTGAGCAGGAGCAAGAGCCCCTACCAGCGTAGAACCTAGACAAGCTAGAGCATGAGTAATTATCTAACAATTCTTCCCCTAATTGCACCGCTCTTGCTTGATCTCCTCAACTCCAATCTTGGTCCTCGACTCTGTAAATCGAACGTGCCCaagtggtttggtgaggatGTCTCCGAGCTGTCGAGCTGTCTCGACATACTCGAGCCTGATCTGTCCACCATCGACGCAATCACGGATGAAGTGATACTTGGTGTCGATATACTTGCTCCGGTCGTGATGGACGGGGTTCTTTGTTAAAGCGATGGCGGACTGATTGTCCAACATCAGGACGGGTGCCCGAGCTTCTTCTCTGGTGAGCTCTGTCAGCAGCCGCCCCAGCCAAACTCCCTGGCAACATGTCGTCGCCGCCGCAATGTACTCTGCCTCGCAAGTGCTCAGCGCAACAACCTTCTGTTTCATCGATTGCCAGGAGATCGGGCAcgctccaaggaagaagagcacaCCAGTCGTGCTCCTTCGTCCATCAACGTCGCCCGCCATATCGCTGTCGCTGAACCCAATCAGCTCCAgctctcctctgctcctccttgGGTAGACGAGCCCGTAGTCGCGCGTCCCTGCCACATAGCGGAGCAGATGCTTGACCGCGGCGAGGTGATCCTCCCGCAGCTCCGCCATGAACCGGCTCACGTATCCCACGGCGAACCCAATGTCCGGCCGCGTGTGCGTGAGGTAACGCAGTGCGCCAACGATGCTCCGGTAGCTCGTGGCGTCCACCAAGAGGGCAGTGCTATCCTTTGACAGCTTCACCTTCTCCTCCATGGGTGTCTGGCACGCCCTGCACTCGCCCAATCTGCTCCGCTCCAGCAGCTTCCTCGCGTAGGCAGTGGCGGAGCATGATGGCATTCCCTGTCTGCTCCACCTCAATCCCGAGGTAGTAGATGAGCAGACCGAGGTCTGACATGCGGAACATCgacttcatcttctccttgaaTGCGTCGATGTCCCGCTGTTCAGCTCCGGTGATGATGAGGTCGTCGACGTACACGCCGACGATCACCAGGCCTCCCTTCGACCGCCGTGTGTAGAGGGCGTGCTCGGTGGAGCACTTGGTGAAGCCGAACGACGCGAGGCTGGCGTCGAGCTTGATGTTCCACGCGCACGGTGCCTGACGCAGCCCATACAGGGCCTTGCGCAGGCGGAGCACCCtgtgctcctcgccggcgatgACAAATCCCGGCGGCTGATGCACGTATACCTCCTCGGCTAGCTCTTTGTTGAGGAATGCCGATTTCACGTCCAGGTGCTGGACCTTCCAGCACCTCACCGCCGCCAGCACCTGTCGGGTGGTAAACCCAGCCGGGTggcagaatgcacccgcctaagccctgaGAGAGAATGAACTCAGGGGATAGCTAGCATTAGTCtgatctagatgcaagaacacattgaacacagaaggtttagagtggttcgggccgccggagcgtaataccctacatccactgtgtatTGTATTGCCTGTGCTCAGAAGAGATTGCTCGAGAGTGGTTCTAGCTGGTGAGCTGAGAGTGTAAGGGAGAGAGTCTGAGTCCTCCCCTTCTCAGACTAGTGTGTGCCCCCCTTTCATAGTTAAAGGGAGGCacgtacatagccgttgggaccccgacagcTGGGCCCAACATGGATGTATTTAAATAACATAACGCCTAGCGCTATTATAGTGCTACGCCTGGAGAAGATCTTATTCCGGGATTTCACTACCTCATCCGCACGGATGTACTGACCAGCGCAGACCCTCCGACCGGCGTGGTCTTGCCCTGTCATGTTGGTGCGGCGCTTGCAGCTAGCCGGGTAGGCTGCGCCACCCATGCTGTTCATAccgcgtagcttgcggcataggcggcatgatggaaagggTCGTGCCGTtgcatccatttaatgcggcagacaaACATGCACCACGCGCGCGGCGCCTGCGGCtacactgtgcaccttggtaatacgcgaccaATAGTAGAGTCTGGCAAAGGCTGCCCCGTGCTatgcggcgacagagcacgcctcagcctcccgcattaaatgcggtgggtggacgAGTCTTCCGGCAGAAGACTCGTGCCCGTGCccgcagacacgtggcggctccggacccctcctggGTGAAATGCTGGTTCCCCGCGCgccggggggtccggatggcatgGGGGTCCGAGGAC
This sequence is a window from Panicum virgatum strain AP13 chromosome 7K, P.virgatum_v5, whole genome shotgun sequence. Protein-coding genes within it:
- the LOC120642778 gene encoding VQ motif-containing protein 25-like, whose product is MKHAAKLPSRGSASSSPATSAHRLSHSIAKEPPRKIKIIHVLAPEVIKTEARHFRELVQRLTGKPSLNGSGAAASTEDASSSPPPQDSCDSSARDEGPGAAAASGIELKVKEEPETSSGDEGGGFLRALELDGGNNMFFQGLEDFLFSSCDMESGFNYF